A single genomic interval of Notolabrus celidotus isolate fNotCel1 chromosome 13, fNotCel1.pri, whole genome shotgun sequence harbors:
- the LOC117824565 gene encoding triadin-like translates to MWSNTFVMRGNTCSGRNTKQNSHEHILSFLDATDTEKEKAKAVKKEATAKKDKPKSPAVAKKEPAVKEKTKAAAAAKKEPAATRQKRKPASEKTEAAPVRSKAKASAAKKDAEPRPQPIRLRPRLESVRRANVTSEAKEEKPAKSEAAKIRLRSLADKISKAEKADKKSVKEAQDKEKQPAQTKEPQSEDNTTEKKKPGQRYFQCIYVPGKNAQYPLRPFTPAMTPAMMSSPMMSPAIRAMMEQQRAARAAGQ, encoded by the exons ATGTGGTCCAACACTTTTGTCATGAGAGGGAATACTTGCAGC GGGcgtaatacaaaacaaaactcacATGAACACATCTTATCTTTTCTAGATGCTACTgatactgaaaaagaaaaagccaaAGCTGTAAAGAAag AAGCAAcagcaaaaaaagacaaacccaAAAGCCCTGCAGTGGCTAAGAAAG AGCCAGCTGTGAAGGAGAAAACCAAAGCTGCAGCAGCCGCTAAGAAAG AGCCTGCAGCTACCCGACAGAAGAGGAAACCAGCCTCTGAAAAGACAG AAGCTGCACCTGTCAGGAGCAAAGCCAAAGCGTCTGCAGCGAAGAAAG ATGCAGAACCACGTCCGCAGCCGATCCGACTGAGACCGAGGCTAGAATCTGTGAGGAGGGCGAATGTGACCTCTGAGGCGAAGGAGGAGAAACCTGCAAAATCTGAAGCAG CCAAAATAAGATTGAGATCATTGGCGGACAAGATAA gcAAAGCCGAGAAGGCTGACAAGAAATCTGTCAAAGAGGCTCAAG ATAAAGAGAAACAACCAGCACAAACAA AAGAGCCTCAGTCAGAGGACAATactacagagaagaagaaaccag GCCAGCGATACTTCCAGTGCATTTACGTCCCGGGTAAAAACGCACAGTACCCATTAAGACCTTTCACCCCGGCCATGACCCCCGCCATGATGTCCTCCCCCATGATGTCCCCGGCGATCCGAGCCAtgatggagcagcagagagcagcgagGGCGGCGggacaataa
- the LOC117824566 gene encoding FK506-binding protein 5-like has translation EGEDEEDEGEEEGAEAVDEEEEEEEEEEEDGAEAVDDDEEEEEEEEEEEGAEAADDDDEEEEVEGAEAVDEEEDEGEEEEKEEGAEAADDEEEEEEEAAEVVEEEEEEEGEEEEAAEAVKEEEEEEEEEEEEEEEEAPSEGAEAAAVEDEDEAKDEELGVSPDSDSDVPVDVKDSDDDATPPEEDEDKDEEHDEDETSDDAFTDSSDVNEDISIASSEHFADDEEEDDDEDLKGEDLDLDIHVDLDDDLEKVDDVTTEDIPDDDKEEEEEEEEIAPFESTDSGVLGDEDDDEDEDVDLKTDEESAGETVFSDDLSYETIDDDDDDDDDDDDDEKDDEDLDASLFDFTIDLEDEKEITDTFIDADKDEDDVITGSQLKASVPDGMGIIRVHGLGSFHISSAAAALTLQEEAVKTEADTDEEEDDDVTQAADEDQAEEEDAHTIVSQSAAPEDDEDDDDDEEPTAAVEKTVDEPEDKKEEYDEDDDEEEKASVAVSKPVAEPEEEAAKSESSVCPCMNSAKKEESETKTEAKTEEKKGAPRRVSAIRRKKDPEAVIIPKRKGLPRIPGLGASVRRIKRTPFLLRAKKAEKTKTSKTETETETKKQEEAPESGQEVGPCRPAPVYCPSPPGWYVHHVVTDNPYPPPTMQAPSAPVLTAHPVHPGAPPMQPLYQQPPMMQPIYAQYQPYPPPMMQPPPQPEPVPQAEPVQPDVTEQEAPAQPEVQTPAAEAPVKEPEAVKEEVKAAPAKKAEKKKTKAAVKEPAAAKEQTKKGNLCLLLCNLGVCHRGLLSVITNNTQQFEPRFALNTQTEYS, from the exons gaaggagaggacgaggaggacgaAGGGGAAGAAGAGGGGGCTGAAGCTgtggatgaggaagaggaggaggaggaggaggaggaggaggatggagctGAAGCTgtggatgatgatgaggaggaggaggaggaggaggaggaggaagagggagctgaagctgcagatgatgatgatgaggaggaggaggtagagggAGCTGAAGCtgtggatgaagaagaggatgagggtgaggaagaggagaaggaagagggagctgaagctgcagatgatgaggaggaagaagaggaggaggcagctGAAGttgtggaagaggaggaagaggaggaaggggaggaagaggaagcagcagaggctgtgaaggaggaggaagaggaggaggaggaggaggaggaggaggaggaggaagaggcccCTTCAGAGGGAGCTGAAGCAGCTGCTgttgaggatgaagatgaggccaag GATGAAGAGTTGGGCGTGTCTCCGGACTCCGACTCTGACGTTCCCGTCGACGTCAAAGACAGCGATGACGACGCCACTCCTCCTGAGGAAGACGAGGACAAAGACGAAGAACACGACGAAGACGAGACCAGTGACGATGCGTTCACTGACAGCTCAGACGTCA ACGAGGACATCTCCATCGCCTCCTCTGAGCACTTTGCAgacgatgaagaggaggatgatgatgaggaccTCAAAGGTGAAGATCTGGACCTAGACATCCACGTGGACCTTGATGATGACCTTGAAAAAGTTGATGATGTCACTACAGAGGACATCCCTGATGAcgataaagaggaggaggaggaagaggaggagatcgCTCCTTTTGAGAGCACAGACAGCGGAGTCCTCGGTGACGAAGACGATGACGAAGATGAAGACGTCGATCTCAAAACTGATGAAGAATCCGCTGGAGAAACCGTCTTCAGTGACGACCTCTCCTATGAGACAAtagatgacgatgatgatgatgatgatgatgatgacgatgacgaAAAAGACGATGAAGATCTCGACGCCAGTTTGTTTGATTTCACCATCGACCTCGAGGACGAAAAAGAAATCACGGACACGTTCATTGACGCAGACAAAGACGAAGATGACGTCATCACAGG CTCACAgctcaaagccagcgtccctgatggtatggggatcataagagtccatgggcTGGggagcttccacatct CCTCTGCTGCAGCAGCGCTGACTCTCCAGGAGGAGGCAGTGAAGACCGAGGCAGACacagacgaggaggaggacgatGATGTCACGCAGGCTGCTGATGAAGACCAGGCTGAGGAGGAAGATGCACACACAATCG TCAGCCAGTCTGCAGCTCCAGAGGACGATgaggacgatgatgatgatgaagagccgacagctgctgtagagaaaACTGTGGACGAACCGGAGGAtaaaaaagaggagtatgacgaGGATGAcgatgaggaggagaaggccTCTGTGGCTGTGAGCAAACCTGTGGCTGAGCCCGAGGAAGAGGCAGCAAAGAGTGAATCCTCAG TGTGTCCCTGCATGAACTCTGCAAAGAAGGAGGAGTCTGAAACCAAGACTGAAGCCAAGACGGAGGAGAAGAAAG gagcTCCGAGGAGAGTTTCAGCTATCAGAAGGAAAAAAG ACCCTGAGGCTGTGATCATACCGAAGAGGAAAG gTTTACCCAGGATTCCAGGTCTTGGGGCAAGCGTCAGGAGGATCAAGAGGACTCCTTTTCTCCTGAGAG ccaaaaaagcagaaaagaccAAGACTTCAAAAACAG agacagagacagagaccaaaaaacaagaagaagccCCAGAGTCCGGACAAGAAG TCGGACCCTGCAGACCTGCACCCGTCTACTGCCCGTCTCCACCTGGCTGGTACG TTCATCATGTGGTCACAGACAACCCTTACCCTCCTCCCACAATGCAAG ctcCCTCTGCCCCCGTTCTGACCGCCCACCCCGTCCACCCGGGAGCTCCACCTATGCAGCCTCTTTACCAGCAGCCTCCGATGATGCAGCCGATCTATGCTCAATATCAACCGTATCCACCGCCAATGATGCAGCCTCCACCTCAACCAGAGCCGGTCCCACAGGCTGAGCCGGTCCAGCCAGATGTCACAGAACAAGAGGCTCCAGCTCAGCCTgaggtccagactccagctgctgaagCTCCGGTTAAGG AACCAGAAGCTGTTAAAGAAGAAGTGAAGGCCGCTCCTGCCAAGAAAG ctgaaaagaagaaaaccaaAGCAGCTGTGAAAG AGCCGGCAGCAGCTAAGGAGCAAACAAAGAAAGGTAATTTATGTTTACTGCTCTGTAATCTGGGGGTTTGTCATCGCGGCCTCTTGAGTGTCATTACAAACAATACACAGCAGTTTGAGCCGCGCTTTgctttaaacacacagacagaatacTCATGA